In one window of Deltaproteobacteria bacterium DNA:
- a CDS encoding MFS transporter, with amino-acid sequence MAAELAGFDRAEQRFTRLFVAVAFGFGARMAMITFDGPLARRFTDNGYLIGLLLAVGPLVSTVANPFFGHLSDRSRTRFGRRIPYAVAGVTLSSLVFFALPLAPAAAVLLVLFALRALFASIGGGPLMSLVPDLVAPARRGRAMALFMLAGGLGAIAIQAAGKVFWEKDFALVYYATGLASLLFAVPPLLFIREPRQSAGELAAAGRRGAVSLVEIKRAIAQREPMVLFLLSASLRYLGGGMLMTYFTLFAATDLGVAVGDASLAVAVAGILRLLLALPAGRLADAYDRKRLLLLATVAGGLVHLLTGVLVGNLWQLYLAVAAGTIAGVLEMTAGSPLFMDLLPAERRGELIGINMVLTNIFQSGGALLGGAVFAWTAGYRALFPIAALCFVISAVVLARLTVPAVPTPLAGARQICG; translated from the coding sequence ATGGCCGCTGAGCTGGCCGGTTTCGACCGCGCGGAGCAGCGCTTCACGCGCCTGTTCGTCGCGGTTGCCTTCGGGTTCGGCGCGCGCATGGCCATGATCACCTTCGATGGGCCGTTGGCGCGGCGATTCACCGATAACGGCTATCTCATTGGCTTGTTGCTGGCGGTAGGGCCACTGGTTTCGACCGTGGCCAACCCGTTCTTCGGGCACTTATCCGACCGCAGCCGCACGCGCTTCGGCCGCCGCATCCCGTATGCGGTAGCGGGGGTGACGCTGTCGAGCTTGGTCTTCTTCGCGCTGCCGCTGGCGCCGGCTGCCGCTGTGCTTCTCGTACTGTTCGCGCTGCGGGCGCTGTTTGCCTCGATCGGCGGCGGTCCACTGATGTCGCTGGTGCCCGACCTGGTAGCGCCGGCCCGGCGGGGCCGGGCGATGGCGTTGTTCATGTTGGCCGGCGGCTTGGGCGCCATCGCCATTCAAGCGGCGGGCAAGGTGTTCTGGGAGAAGGACTTTGCCCTGGTGTACTACGCTACCGGCCTAGCCTCGCTTCTCTTCGCGGTGCCGCCGCTGCTGTTCATTCGGGAGCCGCGTCAGTCGGCGGGCGAGCTTGCCGCCGCCGGCCGGCGGGGTGCCGTTTCGCTGGTCGAAATCAAGCGGGCGATCGCGCAGCGCGAGCCCATGGTGCTGTTCCTGCTGTCGGCCTCGCTGCGCTATCTCGGCGGCGGTATGCTGATGACGTACTTCACGCTCTTCGCTGCCACCGATCTGGGCGTTGCGGTGGGCGACGCGTCACTGGCGGTGGCGGTTGCCGGCATCCTGCGGCTACTGCTGGCGCTGCCGGCGGGACGACTGGCGGATGCCTATGACCGCAAGCGCCTGCTGTTGCTGGCCACCGTGGCGGGCGGGCTGGTGCACCTGCTCACGGGGGTCCTGGTCGGGAATCTCTGGCAGCTCTATCTCGCGGTGGCGGCCGGCACGATCGCGGGAGTGCTCGAGATGACGGCCGGCAGCCCACTGTTCATGGATCTGCTGCCGGCCGAACGGCGCGGTGAGCTGATCGGCATCAACATGGTACTCACCAACATATTCCAGAGCGGCGGCGCGTTGCTTGGAGGTGCGGTGTTTGCGTGGACGGCGGGATATCGCGCGCTCTTCCCGATTGCCGCGCTCTGCTTTGTGATCTCGGCGGTGGTGCTCGCGCGCCTGACGGTGCCGGCGGTGCCAACGCCGCTGGCGGGTGCGCGACAAATTTGTGGGTAA